A genome region from Megalobrama amblycephala isolate DHTTF-2021 linkage group LG18, ASM1881202v1, whole genome shotgun sequence includes the following:
- the LOC125252616 gene encoding beta-1,3-galactosyl-O-glycosyl-glycoprotein beta-1,6-N-acetylglucosaminyltransferase 4-like: MKRLWLHLKLKNVCFISFTLAIIICCFMIITLRVNEGGGQEARVFERSRLTVKYGINCTAIYEMEPGEVSKTLAIRKQKTYVGATDQTIVNATSDCDRFVVTQGYDGIQGTEFEREFPLAYSLVVHQDAALVERLLRAIYMPHNIYCIHYDLKSSADFISAIKGLARCIPNVFIASKLERVQYAGISRLRADLNCLSDLLDSEVKWKYVINLCGQDFPLRTNAELVSDLKKLKGRNMVESKWPGGKTQRWSVHHILKNNNEYYDAPVSTSEEKSPPPHNIEMFVGSAYFTLSREFVVFVRWSFLVRDFLAWSEDTYSPDEHFWATLVRVPGVPGEVPRSDPEISELVSKTRLMKWSYLEEDLYPPCAGVRVREVCIYGAAELRWLLNYGHWFANKVDPKVDPVLIECLEEKLTEKRLNMQSKV, from the coding sequence ATGAAAAGATTGTGGCTTCACCTCAAACTGAAAAATGTCTGTTTCATCAGTTTTACACTAGCAATCATTATATGCTGTTTTATGATCATAACTTTAAGAGTAAATGAAGGAGGAGGACAGGAAGCAAGAGTTTTTGAGAGGTCGCGGCTGACAGTAAAATATGGCATTAACTGCACAGCAATATATGAAATGGAACCTGGGGAAGTGAGCAAAACTTTAGCCATCCGCAAGCAAAAAACCTATGTAGGGGCAACTGACCAAACTATCGTGAATGCCACCTCTGATTGTGATAGGTTTGTTGTGACACAGGGCTATGATGGGATTCAAGGCACTGAATTTGAGCGTGAATTTCCTCTTGCTTACTCTTTGGTTGTTCACCAGGATGCGGCACTTGTGGAGAGGTTGCTCAGGGCCATTTATATGCCGCATAACATATATTGCATACATTATGATCTGAAGTCTTCAGCTGACTTTATTTCAGCAATTAAAGGTTTGGCCCGCTGCATCCCCAACGTGTTCATTGCCTCAAAACTGGAGAGGGTTCAATATGCAGGTATCTCACGACTCAGAGCGGATCTCAATTGCCTGTCTGACCTCCTAGATTCTGAGGTTAAGTGGAAGTATGTCATCAACCTGTGTGGTCAGGACTTTCCACTGCGGACAAACGCCGAGCTGGTGTCGGATCTAAAGAAGCTGAAAGGCAGGAACATGGTGGAGAGCAAGTGGCCTGGAGGAAAGACACAGCGCTGGAGTGTTCATCATatcctgaaaaataacaatGAGTACTACGACGCACCTGTCAGCACTTCTGAGGAGAAATCTCCACCTCCTCACAACATTGAAATGTTTGTGGGCAGTGCTTACTTTACTCTCTCAAGGGAATTTGTGGTTTTTGTTCGCTGGAGTTTCCTAGTCAGAGATTTCTTGGCTTGGTCTGAAGATACATACTCACCTGATGAACATTTCTGGGCGACTCTGGTTCGTGTGCCTGGAGTACCAGGTGAGGTGCCGAGATCTGATCCTGAGATCTCAGAACTGGTCAGTAAAACTCGCCTGATGAAGTGGTCATATTTAGAAGAGGATCTATACCCACCGTGTGCAGGAGTCCGTGTGCGAGAAGTGTGTATTTATGGTGCTGCTGAGCTCAGATGGCTCCTAAACTACGGCCACTGGTTTGCTAATAAAGTTGACCCAAAAGTGGATCCTGTTCTTATAGAATGTTTAGAAGAAAAGCTTACAGAAAAACGTCTGAATATGCAGAGTAAAGTATAA